One window of Phycisphaeraceae bacterium genomic DNA carries:
- a CDS encoding tetratricopeptide repeat protein, whose amino-acid sequence MLGWIVENTLLALVLVGVCIAAGRLVRSRPAVLHVLWLLVMVRLVLPPITVDGWPPKPIRAIANQTYDAVSAGSDQLLAFLVNEPAEFAFFTPKQHQTPGTVLRLPDQRVQVELLYDGTPVAASSEDTPYIFLEGEQNESIVVDIDTDNVVHSAAQPATPSFFSRIQTTLRSIPVTFLLVTAWILGALVIITRQLHSARAWCKHTRTSVSTTSVPPHLRALANDIARSMGMPEPRLKVCDTIVSPMVVAFGRATIYWPSMLTDTHAVRDHRAALAHELAHLKRRDHWVAWFEIIALSLCWWHPLMWYARSQMRKHAELSCDAWAVWVAPAERGNYARSLLSSVERSSACVPAIALGLSDCNRRMLERRLRQIMVERTIRSIGPVAALTAAVVFAPLLPSLAGMPSASLFFSPNPTPIATYDAEIAQVVQRVRELKRADSYYQVGKWNRAAELYQSYLDMVSADESVSKEVVGKAQNRLGNALLYSGQPDLAREWYEAHLTAGYAQELAHFGIACCESSVGHADAAVKRLQSAIMCGFRDVDRFRTEPSLASIRYSPSFQMVMSSVSSLHDGLDEIERFKREGNFPAVGGLYKSLTETAPNHGELWNAWATFQLEFRNTEGALENFQRQLSLEYKKDEALYGMAHAFAIAGDLESAVDHLHQAIDAGFTNYRQIVTNPDFAELNDNASFQQLVEPLRILANLREHAKEAVIAMEYDDAVVVLNQILSAQPHTTWPHGWANNMLGTIYLSKDKPDTAITFLLNQIELGYAQHNATYNLACAYAAKKDMERALSYLDASVDLGFTDVEHMLSDDDLTYLRSDARFHLIAQKITDLEALKLFGSVDWDDLESNARERLDINARDGRAWLMLGWSQLRHRKLEDAITSFQKQSELGFAPNIAVYNIACAHALAGRVDEAFPYLEQAIDSGMMDYKTFSTDADLWSLRADPRFEKLLEKCRKANGGDVPRIQVRNADSPSLAHRWSLSNLIL is encoded by the coding sequence ATGCTGGGCTGGATTGTTGAAAACACACTGCTTGCACTCGTACTTGTTGGTGTGTGTATTGCTGCTGGCAGGCTGGTCCGCTCGCGTCCCGCAGTACTCCACGTACTTTGGTTGCTGGTGATGGTCCGTCTCGTGCTTCCGCCTATCACAGTTGATGGCTGGCCTCCAAAACCGATCCGCGCCATTGCGAACCAAACCTACGACGCTGTCTCCGCTGGCAGCGACCAGTTGCTCGCGTTTCTTGTAAACGAACCCGCAGAGTTTGCGTTTTTTACACCGAAACAACATCAAACACCAGGCACAGTACTCCGACTTCCTGATCAAAGGGTTCAAGTTGAGTTGCTCTATGACGGCACTCCTGTCGCTGCGTCCAGTGAAGACACTCCCTATATCTTCCTTGAGGGTGAACAGAATGAATCCATAGTCGTCGATATAGACACAGACAATGTTGTGCATTCTGCTGCACAACCGGCAACACCAAGCTTCTTCTCGCGTATTCAAACAACACTGAGATCAATCCCGGTTACCTTCCTGCTGGTAACTGCCTGGATTCTTGGCGCTCTCGTTATCATCACACGCCAACTCCATTCTGCAAGAGCATGGTGCAAACATACCCGAACTAGTGTATCAACAACCTCTGTACCTCCACACCTGCGCGCACTTGCAAACGATATTGCCCGCTCGATGGGCATGCCGGAACCACGCCTGAAAGTCTGTGACACTATCGTGTCACCAATGGTGGTCGCGTTTGGCCGCGCCACTATCTACTGGCCAAGCATGCTAACGGACACACATGCCGTCAGGGATCATCGTGCTGCGCTCGCGCACGAACTTGCTCATCTCAAGCGTCGCGACCACTGGGTCGCATGGTTTGAGATCATTGCATTGTCGCTCTGCTGGTGGCATCCGTTGATGTGGTACGCTCGATCACAAATGCGCAAGCACGCTGAGCTCTCGTGCGATGCATGGGCAGTCTGGGTTGCACCTGCCGAACGTGGCAACTACGCAAGATCACTGCTCAGTTCTGTTGAGCGTTCTTCCGCATGTGTTCCAGCAATTGCGCTGGGACTATCCGATTGCAACCGACGGATGCTTGAGCGAAGGCTCCGCCAGATTATGGTTGAGAGAACCATTCGCAGCATCGGCCCAGTTGCAGCGTTGACAGCCGCAGTTGTTTTTGCCCCGCTGCTCCCCAGCCTTGCTGGCATGCCCTCTGCTTCACTGTTCTTCTCACCAAATCCGACACCAATTGCAACATACGATGCTGAAATCGCACAGGTTGTGCAGCGTGTGCGTGAACTCAAGCGCGCCGACAGCTACTACCAGGTCGGCAAGTGGAATCGTGCCGCCGAACTCTACCAGTCGTACCTCGACATGGTGAGCGCCGATGAGTCAGTGTCAAAGGAAGTGGTTGGAAAAGCCCAGAATCGTCTCGGCAATGCGCTGCTGTACTCCGGCCAGCCAGATCTCGCACGCGAGTGGTACGAAGCCCATCTGACAGCTGGCTATGCTCAGGAGCTTGCGCACTTCGGAATTGCATGCTGCGAGAGCAGTGTCGGTCACGCCGACGCAGCTGTAAAACGATTGCAATCTGCGATCATGTGTGGATTCCGCGATGTGGACAGATTCCGCACCGAACCATCACTTGCAAGCATCAGATATTCTCCGTCGTTCCAGATGGTCATGAGCAGCGTGTCCTCGCTCCACGACGGACTTGACGAGATCGAACGGTTCAAGCGAGAAGGCAACTTCCCTGCAGTTGGCGGGCTGTACAAGTCACTCACTGAAACAGCCCCCAACCATGGCGAACTCTGGAACGCATGGGCAACATTCCAGTTGGAGTTCAGAAACACGGAAGGCGCGCTCGAAAACTTCCAGCGCCAACTCAGTCTCGAATACAAGAAAGACGAAGCCCTCTATGGAATGGCTCACGCATTTGCTATCGCTGGCGACCTTGAATCCGCTGTAGACCACCTGCATCAGGCCATTGATGCAGGGTTTACGAACTACAGGCAGATCGTCACAAATCCAGACTTTGCCGAACTGAATGACAACGCCTCGTTCCAGCAGCTTGTCGAGCCCTTGCGCATACTTGCCAATCTTCGTGAGCATGCCAAGGAGGCCGTCATTGCAATGGAGTACGACGATGCTGTTGTAGTCCTGAATCAAATTCTGAGCGCCCAGCCACATACCACCTGGCCGCATGGCTGGGCAAACAACATGCTTGGAACAATCTACCTGAGCAAGGATAAGCCGGACACCGCCATCACGTTCCTGCTCAATCAGATCGAACTTGGATATGCGCAACATAACGCGACATACAACCTTGCATGTGCCTACGCCGCAAAGAAGGACATGGAACGCGCACTTTCGTACCTTGACGCGTCCGTTGATCTCGGATTCACCGACGTCGAACACATGTTGTCAGATGATGATCTCACGTATCTCAGATCAGATGCTCGCTTCCACCTTATCGCGCAGAAAATCACCGATCTCGAAGCGCTCAAACTGTTCGGTTCGGTGGACTGGGACGATCTGGAATCGAACGCACGCGAACGCCTCGATATTAACGCACGTGATGGACGTGCATGGCTGATGCTCGGGTGGTCGCAACTTCGCCACAGGAAACTGGAAGACGCGATCACATCATTCCAGAAGCAGTCAGAACTTGGGTTTGCGCCCAACATTGCTGTGTACAACATCGCCTGTGCCCACGCGCTCGCAGGTCGGGTGGATGAGGCCTTCCCATACCTTGAGCAAGCAATCGACTCAGGCATGATGGACTACAAAACATTTTCAACAGATGCCGATCTGTGGTCGTTGCGGGCCGATCCCAGATTCGAGAAACTGCTTGAGAAGTGCCGCAAAGCAAACGGTGGCGATGTTCCACGGATTCAGGTCCGCAACGCCGATTCACCATCACTCGCACATCGTTGGAGTCTGTCGAACTTGATTCTCTAA
- the hflB gene encoding ATP-dependent zinc metalloprotease FtsH codes for MFGLVVLLVLILGVFVVLSSARTGKEISPAEFRTLWESRQIESDSVIIKPDMVVAIRKSGPDGDAAKVYIPINAASQEEIVKFVSEVTNQQYKTKPPSAWTNVLPWLFPIVFLLLIFWMVTRGLRSASMGGGMLGNFGKSRHRVMSKEMTGVTFKDVAGVDEAEEEVAEIIEFLRRPKKFTKLGGRIPRGVLLSGPPGCGKTLLAKAIAGEADVPFFTISGSDFVEMFVGVGASRVRDLFRQAKESAPCIVFLDEIDAVGRRRGSGYSMGGHDEREQTLNAILVEMDGFQPADGVIVIAATNRPDVLDPALVRPGRFDRQISVSLPDVKGRLEILRVHTKKVKLGPDVDLEKIARGTPMFSGADLAAIINEAAIIATMSDKEFIEHEDLEEARDKVRFGRAKKSRVREKDENKLVAYHEAGHAVLQCLLPDGDPLHKVTIIPRGDAGGATFSLPERDRMGFSLKWLRSTMRVLCGGRIAEQRAMHDVSSGASMDIQQVTGIARTMILEWGMSERLGFVRYAGSDSRESFLPEREYSDETARIIDEEVRRIVDEAYADAERLITDNWQKVERVAQALLRYETLSADEVHRLMRGEELDKPTISDLLRADTNKANTPSKPTPSTEAEPEADAGNGILPSPA; via the coding sequence ATGTTCGGCCTTGTTGTGCTGCTTGTCCTGATCCTTGGTGTGTTTGTTGTGCTTTCAAGTGCGCGTACAGGCAAGGAGATCTCACCCGCAGAGTTCAGGACGCTGTGGGAGAGTCGACAAATTGAATCAGACTCAGTCATCATCAAGCCCGACATGGTGGTTGCGATCCGCAAGAGTGGGCCTGATGGCGATGCTGCCAAGGTATATATTCCGATCAACGCGGCTTCACAGGAAGAGATTGTAAAGTTTGTCTCGGAAGTGACAAACCAGCAATACAAAACCAAACCGCCGTCGGCATGGACGAACGTTCTCCCGTGGCTGTTCCCGATCGTGTTCCTTCTGCTGATCTTCTGGATGGTGACACGCGGTCTGCGCAGTGCATCCATGGGCGGCGGCATGCTGGGTAACTTCGGTAAGAGCCGGCACCGTGTCATGAGCAAGGAAATGACTGGCGTGACATTCAAGGATGTTGCTGGTGTGGATGAAGCTGAAGAAGAAGTTGCTGAGATTATCGAGTTTCTCCGCAGACCGAAGAAGTTCACCAAACTCGGCGGGCGTATTCCGCGCGGTGTGCTGCTCTCCGGGCCCCCAGGATGTGGCAAGACATTGCTTGCGAAAGCAATTGCAGGTGAGGCGGATGTGCCGTTCTTTACGATCTCCGGCTCCGACTTTGTAGAAATGTTTGTTGGTGTTGGTGCATCGCGTGTGCGTGATCTTTTCCGTCAGGCCAAGGAAAGTGCGCCGTGCATTGTGTTCCTTGACGAGATTGACGCCGTTGGCCGTCGCCGCGGGAGCGGGTATTCCATGGGCGGTCACGACGAGCGCGAGCAGACGCTCAACGCGATTCTCGTTGAGATGGATGGGTTCCAGCCCGCAGACGGTGTGATTGTGATCGCTGCGACAAACAGGCCTGATGTGCTCGATCCGGCGCTTGTGCGCCCCGGACGATTCGATCGTCAGATCTCGGTGTCGCTGCCGGACGTGAAGGGCAGACTTGAGATTCTGCGGGTTCACACGAAGAAAGTGAAGCTTGGGCCCGACGTGGATCTTGAAAAGATTGCCCGTGGCACACCGATGTTCTCTGGTGCAGATCTAGCCGCAATTATCAATGAAGCTGCGATCATTGCCACAATGAGCGACAAGGAGTTTATCGAGCACGAGGATCTTGAGGAAGCTCGCGACAAAGTTCGGTTTGGTCGTGCCAAGAAGAGTCGTGTGCGTGAGAAGGATGAGAACAAGCTCGTTGCGTACCACGAAGCTGGACACGCGGTGCTGCAATGCCTGCTGCCCGATGGCGATCCGCTGCACAAAGTCACGATCATTCCTCGCGGCGACGCTGGAGGTGCGACCTTCAGCCTGCCCGAACGCGATCGGATGGGATTCAGTCTGAAATGGCTGCGTTCCACGATGCGCGTGCTGTGCGGCGGTCGTATTGCTGAGCAGCGGGCGATGCATGACGTATCCAGTGGCGCCTCAATGGATATCCAGCAGGTGACCGGTATCGCACGGACCATGATTCTTGAATGGGGCATGAGCGAGCGACTCGGATTTGTGCGCTATGCAGGATCCGATTCTCGTGAATCATTCCTTCCCGAGCGTGAGTATTCAGATGAGACCGCGCGGATTATCGATGAGGAAGTTCGCCGCATCGTCGACGAGGCCTATGCAGATGCAGAGCGCCTGATCACTGACAACTGGCAGAAGGTAGAGCGTGTTGCTCAGGCGCTTTTGCGGTACGAAACGTTGTCTGCTGATGAGGTACATCGACTGATGCGTGGCGAGGAACTCGACAAGCCAACAATCAGCGATCTGCTGCGTGCAGACACAAACAAGGCAAACACACCATCAAAGCCGACGCCGTCAACCGAAGCGGAACCGGAAGCCGATGCTGGAAACGGGATACTTCCGAGCCCCGCGTGA
- a CDS encoding MATE family efflux transporter, with amino-acid sequence MPDREESASVAELDDENSVIEESNDQLLADVPELASPDPAFNIAVGFAPRIRRIFTAPSDHSGAKGLTADGRLKSGKLAGLSMWSAIWVLCWPYVIESFLNSMVGITDTVLAAGVVSATNPDAGRHASDAIGAASYIMWLMGLVNMSVAMGATALVSRSIGKGRQAVADRTVAQTLLMVVACTSVVCVAFAVGAPWCARFFDFEPPARAMFVTYLRIICLAMPLLGLLFGGMACVRGAGDSKRPLIIMAVVNLINVVLSWILSGVDLKHAVREGDQIVSKVLIENPFPFDMGVAGVAWGTFGASVIGAGLMVGLLLVGKSGVTLRVRRLRPHRVMLVRLFRLGWPGFIEAMGMWIGNFIVVMMVSDLAHGANGVAGAVGAHMVAIRIEALSFMPGFAMGIAASALVGQYLGAGSAAMAQLAAVRCAALAVGVMGFLGVVFFCAPVAIVSVFTQVPEHIKVVPPLVVVFALGQIPFALSLVMRQVLRGAGDVRAAMLITWIMTYAARVPLVYLLSGVDFKLDRFGFDYVIENPFRDTPSLMMVWVALMSELALRSVFFTTRFMSGKWKTARV; translated from the coding sequence GTGCCGGATCGTGAAGAGAGTGCGAGTGTGGCGGAACTGGATGACGAGAACAGTGTCATCGAGGAATCCAACGATCAACTCCTGGCTGATGTACCGGAGCTTGCTTCACCGGACCCCGCGTTCAATATTGCGGTTGGCTTTGCACCGAGGATCAGACGGATTTTCACTGCGCCTTCTGATCACTCAGGTGCAAAGGGATTAACCGCTGACGGGCGCTTGAAGTCGGGCAAGCTTGCAGGTCTGTCTATGTGGTCGGCTATCTGGGTGTTGTGCTGGCCTTACGTCATAGAGTCGTTTTTGAACTCTATGGTCGGCATTACTGACACGGTGCTCGCAGCAGGAGTTGTCAGCGCAACAAACCCCGATGCTGGACGTCATGCGTCGGATGCCATTGGTGCGGCGTCATACATCATGTGGCTGATGGGATTGGTGAACATGTCGGTCGCAATGGGGGCGACGGCGCTTGTCAGTCGATCCATTGGCAAGGGCAGACAGGCTGTTGCAGATCGCACTGTGGCACAAACACTGCTGATGGTTGTGGCATGCACCAGCGTTGTATGTGTTGCATTTGCTGTCGGCGCACCATGGTGCGCACGATTCTTCGACTTTGAACCTCCCGCGCGGGCCATGTTTGTCACGTATTTGCGCATTATCTGCCTTGCGATGCCACTGCTTGGTTTGTTGTTTGGAGGGATGGCGTGTGTGCGAGGTGCTGGTGATTCAAAGCGCCCGCTGATCATCATGGCTGTTGTGAATCTCATTAATGTTGTGTTGTCATGGATTCTTTCCGGTGTTGATCTCAAGCATGCGGTGCGCGAGGGCGACCAGATTGTCTCTAAGGTGCTCATAGAGAACCCATTTCCGTTTGATATGGGAGTAGCGGGGGTCGCGTGGGGAACTTTCGGGGCATCTGTCATTGGTGCGGGGCTGATGGTTGGGCTTTTGCTGGTTGGCAAATCCGGTGTGACACTTCGTGTTCGAAGGCTTCGACCGCATCGTGTCATGCTTGTTCGTCTTTTCAGGCTTGGCTGGCCCGGGTTTATTGAGGCAATGGGCATGTGGATCGGCAACTTCATCGTTGTGATGATGGTTTCTGATCTTGCTCACGGTGCGAATGGTGTGGCTGGTGCGGTCGGTGCGCATATGGTGGCAATCCGGATCGAGGCGCTCAGCTTCATGCCGGGATTTGCGATGGGGATTGCTGCGTCTGCACTTGTTGGGCAGTATCTTGGCGCGGGTAGTGCCGCAATGGCGCAGCTGGCAGCAGTGCGGTGCGCGGCCCTTGCTGTGGGTGTGATGGGCTTTCTTGGTGTTGTGTTCTTTTGCGCACCCGTCGCTATTGTGTCTGTGTTTACCCAGGTGCCAGAACACATCAAGGTGGTGCCGCCCCTGGTCGTTGTCTTTGCGCTCGGACAGATTCCCTTTGCGCTCTCACTTGTGATGCGTCAGGTGCTTCGTGGAGCGGGCGATGTGCGTGCGGCGATGCTTATCACATGGATCATGACGTACGCAGCACGCGTGCCGCTGGTATATCTGCTTTCCGGCGTTGACTTCAAGCTCGACAGATTTGGATTTGACTATGTGATAGAAAACCCATTTCGCGATACACCCAGTTTGATGATGGTTTGGGTGGCGCTCATGTCTGAACTTGCATTGCGCAGCGTGTTTTTCACGACTCGATTTATGAGTGGTAAATGGAAGACTGCGCGCGTCTGA
- a CDS encoding thioredoxin family protein, which translates to MPATPSTMIALGTAMPSFDLPVTNAGPYERVASADLAENPVLVMFICNHCPFVKHICHELAKLGNEYAASALQIIAINSNDITTHPDDAPDKMAQEAASAGYTFPYAFDESQQIAHAFGAACTPDFFLYDANHSLAYRGQLDGSRPNNGIPVTGEDLRAAINAVLAGKAAAAAQIPSIGCNIKWKPGNEPD; encoded by the coding sequence ATGCCCGCCACACCATCGACAATGATCGCACTTGGCACAGCCATGCCCTCGTTCGATCTTCCTGTTACGAATGCAGGACCATACGAGCGAGTTGCCTCAGCCGACCTCGCTGAGAATCCTGTGCTGGTCATGTTCATCTGCAATCACTGCCCGTTCGTTAAGCACATCTGTCACGAACTGGCCAAACTCGGGAACGAGTATGCCGCGTCTGCACTGCAGATCATCGCAATCAACTCGAACGATATCACGACACATCCTGACGATGCACCGGACAAAATGGCACAGGAAGCTGCGAGCGCGGGCTACACGTTCCCTTATGCGTTTGATGAGTCTCAGCAGATCGCCCACGCGTTTGGAGCCGCCTGCACACCAGACTTCTTTCTCTACGATGCAAATCATTCGCTGGCATATCGAGGCCAACTCGATGGCTCACGCCCGAACAACGGCATTCCTGTCACAGGCGAGGATCTTCGAGCAGCCATCAATGCCGTTCTCGCTGGCAAAGCAGCAGCAGCAGCACAAATTCCCAGTATTGGCTGCAACATCAAGTGGAAGCCCGGCAACGAGCCAGACTAA
- the trxB gene encoding thioredoxin-disulfide reductase — MSQSNVHKVVIIGSGPAGWTAAIYAARAQLEPVVYTGIPKSTPALMMPGGQLMLTTDVENYPGFPDGVAGPEMMAMFQSQAERFGTKVFQDDIVTCDFSQRPFKLTLAQGGEIFAHSVIVATGATANWLGLENEMRLAQSGGGVSACAVCDGAMPMFRNQPLAVIGGGDTAMEEATYLTKFASTVYVIHRRDELRASKVMQKRFMEKPNAEVIWNKVVVDVLGDKKIEAVSLKDTKTGELSTLNVSGLFVAIGHTPTTAFLKESGLDFDETGYIVLKSRSSKTNIEGVFAAGDVADSKYRQAVTAAGMGCQAAIDAEHWLAAQNLA, encoded by the coding sequence TTGTCACAAAGCAACGTTCATAAGGTTGTCATCATTGGCTCAGGGCCTGCAGGCTGGACCGCTGCAATTTACGCAGCGCGAGCACAGCTTGAGCCCGTTGTCTACACCGGTATCCCCAAGTCAACACCCGCGTTAATGATGCCGGGGGGGCAGTTGATGCTCACTACAGATGTCGAGAACTACCCAGGCTTTCCCGATGGCGTTGCTGGTCCTGAGATGATGGCAATGTTCCAGTCTCAGGCAGAACGCTTCGGCACAAAGGTGTTCCAAGACGATATCGTCACCTGCGATTTTTCGCAGCGTCCGTTCAAACTCACACTTGCACAGGGTGGCGAGATATTTGCACACTCCGTCATTGTCGCAACTGGCGCAACAGCAAACTGGCTCGGTCTTGAAAACGAGATGCGTTTGGCACAATCCGGCGGCGGCGTCTCCGCGTGTGCTGTGTGCGATGGAGCCATGCCGATGTTCCGCAACCAGCCGCTCGCTGTCATCGGCGGTGGCGATACCGCAATGGAAGAGGCAACGTATCTCACCAAGTTTGCTTCCACTGTCTACGTCATCCATCGCCGCGATGAGCTTCGAGCATCGAAGGTCATGCAGAAGCGCTTCATGGAAAAACCGAACGCGGAAGTCATCTGGAACAAGGTGGTTGTCGATGTACTGGGCGACAAGAAGATAGAGGCTGTCAGTCTCAAGGACACAAAGACCGGTGAACTGTCGACGCTGAATGTCAGTGGTCTCTTTGTTGCGATCGGACATACGCCAACCACAGCGTTCCTGAAGGAGTCTGGTCTTGACTTTGACGAGACAGGATACATCGTCCTGAAATCTCGCTCAAGCAAGACAAACATTGAAGGCGTGTTCGCTGCAGGAGATGTCGCTGATTCAAAGTATCGTCAGGCAGTCACCGCCGCCGGCATGGGATGCCAGGCAGCAATCGATGCCGAACACTGGCTCGCAGCTCAGAATCTCGCCTGA
- a CDS encoding BlaI/MecI/CopY family transcriptional regulator, which translates to MARGLPGVFELNTNAKNVSDAELDVLKALWDREEGTVRELVSDLHGIGRDWAYTTVQTLLRRLVEKGYVKANQNTYAHVFTPQISRDELVHERLSDLATRVCDGSRTALIMSLYDGHKATADEISHLKALLASLEKQARTD; encoded by the coding sequence TTGGCGCGAGGGCTTCCGGGGGTCTTTGAGTTGAATACAAATGCGAAGAATGTGAGTGATGCCGAACTTGATGTGCTGAAAGCGCTCTGGGATCGAGAAGAAGGCACAGTCCGAGAACTGGTTTCCGATCTGCACGGCATCGGCAGAGATTGGGCATACACAACTGTCCAGACACTGCTGAGAAGGCTGGTGGAGAAGGGATATGTCAAAGCAAACCAGAACACATATGCCCATGTCTTCACACCCCAGATCAGCCGCGACGAACTCGTACATGAGCGTCTGAGCGATCTGGCAACCCGTGTGTGTGACGGCTCTCGAACAGCACTGATCATGAGTCTCTACGACGGGCATAAGGCAACCGCGGATGAGATCAGCCATCTCAAAGCATTGCTCGCGTCACTCGAAAAACAGGCACGCACCGACTGA
- the ligA gene encoding NAD-dependent DNA ligase LigA, translating to MSKAVKPSADIARIHELRSVLRDANRAYYVDANPVMSDVEFDRLLAELATLEKDHLELHDDTSPTQRVGGEPIDGFETVKHARPMMSIDNSYSVEDVRAWAARVSKGSIGGGLFDADRTAFVSEPKIDGVALSLRYEKGRLVQALTRGDGVSGDNVIHAVRTIRSVPLQLNGSAPDVLEVRGEVYWPWKSFNEVNAQREKDGLELLMNPRNATAGTLKNRDPNVAASRALGFIAHGAGEVSDEDFAESHSEFVEKIGKLSVPTSPQLRVSQTIDAVVEHIESFDTMRGNWPYATDGMVIRVDSFALQDELGVTSKSPRWAIAYKYPAERTTTVLLEVQHQVGKTGRITPRAVMEPVLLAGTVVQHASLHNYGIVRSKDIRLGDTVVIEKAGEIIPYVVEVDKDKRKKGARKVVPPERCPVCDGVVEVEPAEAVDTPEVETSRSCVNPECPAQLREKLVWFVGRKQMDIDGLGEKTIDLILSTAQSDSPIPLRHFADIFHLHEHRDALLLLDGMGEQKVEKLIKGIEDAKSRGLARVLSGMGIRHVGEATARQLARMFPDLDALLAAEEWQLRPKSITSKSEAEAFGLTDDPKDRPETGLGKLTAPIVHAYLHSDAAREAFRALAEAGVDLSSRDYVEATSQAEVDSPVAGKTVVLTGTMERWDRDALSEKLRGLGAKTSGSVSKKTDLVIAGPGAGSKLAKAEQLGIEIWDEKTLIETLGNLLD from the coding sequence ATGAGTAAAGCTGTCAAACCTTCTGCGGATATTGCCCGGATCCACGAGCTTCGTTCAGTGCTGCGCGATGCGAACCGCGCATACTACGTTGATGCCAACCCTGTGATGAGCGATGTGGAGTTCGATCGGCTGCTTGCAGAACTTGCGACACTCGAAAAGGACCACCTTGAGTTGCACGATGACACCAGCCCGACCCAGCGTGTGGGGGGCGAGCCTATTGACGGGTTCGAGACGGTCAAACATGCTCGCCCGATGATGAGCATCGACAACAGTTACTCTGTTGAGGATGTGCGGGCGTGGGCTGCGCGTGTGAGCAAGGGGAGCATCGGTGGGGGGCTGTTTGATGCAGACAGAACAGCATTCGTCAGCGAGCCCAAGATCGATGGCGTTGCTCTGTCCCTGCGATACGAGAAGGGCAGGCTCGTTCAAGCGCTCACGCGCGGTGATGGGGTCAGCGGCGACAATGTGATCCATGCTGTTCGCACAATCAGAAGTGTGCCGTTGCAACTCAATGGAAGTGCGCCGGACGTGCTGGAGGTGCGCGGCGAGGTGTACTGGCCGTGGAAGTCGTTCAACGAGGTCAACGCGCAGCGGGAGAAGGATGGGCTCGAACTGCTGATGAATCCTCGCAACGCGACAGCGGGTACACTCAAGAATCGCGATCCAAATGTTGCAGCGAGTCGTGCGCTCGGGTTTATTGCGCACGGTGCTGGTGAGGTTTCAGATGAGGACTTTGCCGAGTCGCATTCCGAGTTTGTAGAGAAAATTGGGAAGCTCAGCGTGCCCACGAGTCCGCAGCTTCGTGTTTCACAGACCATTGATGCGGTCGTTGAGCACATCGAGTCGTTCGACACGATGCGAGGTAACTGGCCCTACGCCACGGATGGGATGGTGATCCGCGTTGACTCGTTTGCGCTGCAGGACGAACTCGGCGTGACGAGCAAGAGCCCGCGCTGGGCGATCGCGTACAAGTATCCTGCCGAGCGCACAACAACAGTGCTTCTGGAAGTGCAGCATCAGGTCGGAAAGACAGGGCGAATCACTCCCCGCGCGGTGATGGAGCCGGTGCTGCTCGCGGGCACGGTGGTGCAGCACGCAAGCCTGCACAACTACGGGATTGTGCGATCCAAGGACATCCGGCTCGGCGACACAGTTGTGATCGAGAAGGCTGGCGAGATCATCCCGTATGTGGTTGAGGTGGACAAGGACAAGCGGAAGAAGGGCGCGCGAAAAGTCGTTCCGCCCGAACGATGCCCTGTGTGTGATGGTGTGGTTGAGGTTGAGCCAGCTGAGGCGGTTGATACGCCGGAGGTCGAAACATCGCGGAGTTGCGTGAACCCCGAGTGCCCCGCGCAGCTGCGCGAGAAGTTGGTGTGGTTCGTCGGACGCAAGCAGATGGACATCGATGGGCTCGGTGAGAAAACCATCGATCTGATTCTGTCGACAGCACAATCTGATTCGCCGATTCCGCTTCGGCACTTTGCTGATATCTTCCATCTGCACGAGCATCGTGATGCGCTGCTGTTGCTCGACGGGATGGGTGAGCAGAAGGTCGAGAAGCTCATCAAGGGGATCGAGGATGCAAAGTCGCGCGGGCTTGCGCGTGTGCTGTCGGGCATGGGCATACGTCATGTTGGTGAAGCGACCGCGCGCCAGCTTGCGCGTATGTTCCCCGATCTTGATGCGCTGCTGGCTGCTGAAGAATGGCAACTGCGACCAAAGTCGATCACGTCAAAGTCAGAAGCTGAAGCGTTCGGTCTCACCGATGATCCGAAGGACAGGCCCGAGACGGGGCTTGGCAAGCTGACAGCACCAATCGTGCACGCGTATCTGCATTCCGATGCTGCGCGAGAGGCGTTCAGAGCGCTGGCAGAGGCTGGTGTCGATCTGTCGAGCAGAGACTACGTGGAAGCTACATCGCAAGCTGAGGTTGATTCGCCCGTGGCTGGCAAGACCGTTGTGCTGACGGGAACGATGGAACGCTGGGATCGTGATGCGCTCTCAGAGAAGCTTCGCGGGCTTGGTGCGAAGACATCCGGATCGGTCTCAAAGAAGACGGACCTTGTGATCGCAGGCCCAGGTGCGGGATCCAAACTCGCCAAGGCTGAGCAGCTTGGTATCGAGATATGGGACGAGAAGACGCTCATAGAAACCCTTGGAAATCTGCTTGATTGA